From a region of the Sulfuriferula plumbiphila genome:
- the thiE gene encoding thiamine phosphate synthase — protein MIGGLYAITRETDDSARLLSEVEAALRGGAAVVQYRDKSGDVARQHEQASELLALCRRHRVPLIINDSLRLADLVGADGVHLGSDDGGVREARIVLGADKIIGVSCYQSLDLAVAAQAAGADYVAFGSFFASATKPSAPRADITLLQHASRVLHLPIVAIGGITPDNAESLIETGADAIAVINALFEAADIEARARCFADFFIAETED, from the coding sequence CTACGCGATCACCCGTGAAACCGACGACAGCGCGCGCCTGCTGAGCGAGGTCGAGGCCGCGCTCAGGGGCGGTGCAGCGGTTGTCCAGTACCGCGATAAAAGCGGCGACGTGGCGCGCCAGCACGAGCAGGCCAGCGAGTTACTGGCTTTATGCCGGCGCCACCGGGTGCCGCTGATTATCAACGACAGCCTGCGTTTGGCTGACCTGGTGGGCGCGGACGGTGTCCACCTTGGCAGTGACGACGGGGGCGTACGCGAAGCGCGTATTGTGCTGGGTGCGGACAAAATCATAGGCGTGTCGTGCTATCAAAGCCTGGATCTGGCCGTGGCAGCGCAGGCTGCGGGTGCCGATTACGTGGCGTTTGGCAGTTTTTTCGCATCCGCCACCAAACCCAGTGCGCCGCGCGCGGATATCACCCTGCTGCAGCACGCCAGCCGCGTGCTGCACCTGCCCATCGTGGCGATAGGCGGCATCACGCCGGACAACGCGGAGTCGCTCATCGAGACCGGCGCCGATGCGATTGCGGTGATTAATGCCTTGTTCGAGGCAGCCGATATCGAGGCGCGCGCGCGTTGCTTCGCCGATTTTTTCATTGCTGAAACTGAAGACTGA
- the grxD gene encoding Grx4 family monothiol glutaredoxin, whose translation MSALDTIREQVTSHKVVLYMKGTPQFPQCGFSASATQILKSCGVTDPFTVNVLADAEIRQGIKEYANWPTIPQLYVNGEFVGGSDIMREMFQNGELQKLLG comes from the coding sequence ATGAGCGCACTAGACACCATCCGCGAGCAAGTCACCTCACACAAAGTCGTGCTGTACATGAAGGGCACGCCGCAGTTTCCGCAGTGCGGTTTTTCCGCCAGCGCGACACAGATTCTCAAGTCCTGCGGCGTGACCGATCCGTTTACCGTGAACGTGCTGGCCGACGCCGAAATTCGCCAGGGCATCAAGGAATATGCCAACTGGCCGACCATTCCGCAACTCTACGTGAACGGTGAGTTCGTAGGCGGCTCCGACATCATGCGCGAGATGTTCCAGAATGGCGAGTTGCAAAAACTGCTGGGCTGA
- the hemL gene encoding glutamate-1-semialdehyde 2,1-aminomutase, with protein MSKNEELFARAQRHMPGGVNSPVRAFRSVGGTPCFFERALGARVWDADGREYIDYVGSWGPMILGHSHPEVLQAVYQRAARGLSFGAPTGLEVEMADLLTELVPSMDMVRLTSSGTEATMSAIRLARGHTGRDKIIKFEGCYHGHGDSLLVKAGSGALTFGQPSSAGVPAQLAALTLVLDYNDAQQLADTFARIGHEIAAVIVEPVVGNMNLIAPRAEFLQTMRDLCAQYGAVLIFDEVMTGFRVALGGAQALYGITPDISTFGKVIGGGLPVGAFGGRREIMEKLAPLGPVYQAGTLSGNPVAVAAGLATLRLVRAAGFHERLGAATTALVTGLAEAAARHGVVFSAQAVGGMFGLYFRATPPQTYAEVMECDKEAFNRFFHAMLDAGVYFAPSAFEAGFVSAAHGDAELEATLAAADRVFAQMAR; from the coding sequence ATGAGTAAAAATGAAGAGCTGTTCGCCCGCGCCCAGCGCCACATGCCGGGCGGGGTCAATTCACCGGTGCGCGCGTTTCGCTCGGTGGGCGGCACGCCGTGCTTTTTTGAGCGTGCGCTGGGGGCGCGCGTGTGGGACGCCGATGGCCGCGAATACATTGATTACGTGGGTTCGTGGGGGCCGATGATCCTCGGCCACAGCCACCCCGAAGTGTTGCAAGCCGTGTACCAGCGTGCTGCGCGTGGCCTGAGCTTCGGTGCGCCGACCGGGCTGGAAGTGGAAATGGCCGATCTGCTGACCGAACTGGTGCCGAGCATGGACATGGTGCGCCTCACCAGTTCCGGCACCGAGGCGACCATGAGCGCGATTCGCCTGGCGCGCGGCCATACCGGACGCGACAAGATCATCAAATTCGAGGGCTGTTACCATGGCCACGGCGACTCGCTGCTGGTCAAGGCGGGTTCCGGCGCGCTCACTTTCGGCCAGCCCAGTTCCGCCGGGGTGCCCGCTCAACTGGCTGCGCTCACGCTGGTGCTGGACTACAACGACGCGCAACAGCTGGCGGATACCTTCGCCCGCATCGGTCACGAAATCGCCGCCGTCATCGTCGAGCCGGTGGTGGGCAACATGAATCTGATTGCGCCGCGTGCGGAATTTCTGCAAACCATGCGCGACCTGTGCGCGCAGTATGGCGCGGTGCTGATTTTTGACGAGGTGATGACGGGGTTTCGCGTTGCCCTGGGCGGCGCGCAGGCGCTGTACGGGATTACCCCGGATATTTCCACTTTTGGCAAGGTCATTGGCGGTGGCCTGCCGGTGGGCGCGTTCGGCGGGCGGCGCGAGATCATGGAAAAACTCGCCCCGCTGGGTCCGGTTTATCAGGCGGGCACGCTGTCGGGCAACCCGGTCGCGGTGGCGGCGGGCCTGGCGACACTCAGGCTCGTTCGCGCAGCCGGCTTCCATGAGCGCCTGGGCGCAGCCACCACAGCTCTGGTGACCGGGCTGGCCGAGGCCGCTGCCCGCCATGGCGTGGTGTTTTCCGCGCAGGCGGTGGGCGGCATGTTTGGCCTGTATTTCCGCGCCACGCCGCCACAAACCTATGCCGAGGTGATGGAATGTGACAAGGAGGCGTTCAACCGCTTCTTCCACGCCATGCTGGACGCGGGTGTTTACTTTGCGCCCTCAGCCTTCGAGGCCGGGTTCGTGTCCGCTGCGCATGGTGACGCAGAACTCGAGGCCACACTGGCGGCTGCGGATCGGGTATTCGCGCAGATGGCGCGGTAA